A portion of the Luxibacter massiliensis genome contains these proteins:
- a CDS encoding ATP synthase subunit B family protein, producing MSSRIEQIIEEIEEYIDRDCKFQPLSTTKIIVNKEHLDELLRELRMKTPDEIKRYQKIINNRDAILADAQAKADAMIEEAQVQTTELVSEHEIMQQAYAQANEIVTQATAQAQEILDNATEDANAIRIGAIQYTDDLLANAESIIGHTLDSYTTKYDGLINSLEECFNTVRTNRAELSVTEEGSADYPSQEGSEEI from the coding sequence ATGAGCAGCCGCATTGAGCAGATTATCGAAGAGATCGAAGAGTACATTGACAGGGACTGTAAGTTCCAGCCGCTGTCAACTACGAAGATCATCGTTAATAAAGAACATTTGGACGAGTTACTGCGTGAACTCAGGATGAAAACCCCAGATGAAATTAAAAGATACCAGAAAATTATTAATAACCGGGATGCTATTTTAGCAGATGCTCAGGCAAAGGCAGATGCCATGATCGAGGAGGCCCAGGTGCAGACAACAGAGCTGGTCAGTGAGCATGAGATTATGCAGCAGGCGTACGCCCAGGCCAATGAGATTGTGACACAGGCTACGGCCCAGGCTCAGGAGATCCTTGATAACGCCACAGAAGATGCGAATGCAATCCGCATCGGCGCTATTCAGTACACAGACGATCTTCTTGCCAATGCCGAGAGTATTATCGGGCATACTCTTGACAGCTATACGACAAAGTACGATGGATTAATCAATTCCCTGGAGGAATGTTTCAATACGGTCCGTACCAACCGTGCGGAGCTGTCTGTCACAGAGGAGGGCAGTGCAGATTATCCCTCCCAGGAAGGGTCAGAGGAAATATAA
- the coaD gene encoding pantetheine-phosphate adenylyltransferase → MLRAIYPGSFDPVTYGHLDIIRRSCKIVDELIVGVLNNNAKMPLFSVEERVKMLKEVTKDLTNVKIVLFKGLLIDFARQQEADVVIRGLRAITDFEYELQMSQTNHKLEPSVETMFLTTSIEYSYLSSTTVKEIAAFGGDISQFVPEAVAVELEKKTKAKGECNYEQPH, encoded by the coding sequence ATGTTAAGAGCTATCTACCCGGGAAGCTTTGACCCGGTTACATACGGGCACCTTGATATTATCAGAAGATCCTGCAAAATTGTGGATGAGTTAATTGTAGGGGTGCTGAATAATAATGCGAAAATGCCGTTGTTTTCTGTAGAAGAACGTGTTAAAATGTTAAAGGAAGTGACAAAAGACTTGACAAATGTCAAAATAGTTCTTTTTAAAGGACTTTTGATTGACTTTGCCCGGCAGCAAGAAGCAGATGTGGTAATCCGGGGACTGAGGGCCATTACTGACTTTGAATATGAGCTGCAGATGTCGCAGACAAACCATAAGCTTGAACCGAGTGTTGAGACGATGTTCTTGACAACGAGTATTGAATATTCCTACTTAAGTTCCACGACCGTCAAGGAGATAGCAGCTTTTGGGGGAGATATTTCACAGTTTGTGCCGGAGGCTGTAGCGGTGGAATTGGAGAAAAAGACGAAAGCAAAAGGAGAGTGTAACTATGAGCAGCCGCATTGA
- the rsmD gene encoding 16S rRNA (guanine(966)-N(2))-methyltransferase RsmD produces the protein MRVIAGSAKRLQLKTPDGLDTRPTTDRIKETLFNMIAPGIYGSIFLDLFCGSGGIGIEALSRGAKEAVFVENSPRVMDYVRENLKFTKLERKALTVTKDAMAALYHLEGEKVFDFIFMDPPYGRELERKVLEYLSGSKMVYEDTVIIVEASRDTDFSYLDDMGFILVKEKIYKTNKHVFIEKAGKEEIC, from the coding sequence ATGCGGGTAATTGCAGGAAGTGCAAAAAGATTACAACTAAAGACACCAGACGGCCTTGATACCAGGCCCACCACAGACCGGATCAAAGAAACATTATTCAATATGATCGCGCCGGGGATCTATGGCAGTATATTTTTAGATTTGTTCTGCGGAAGCGGCGGTATCGGTATAGAAGCGCTGAGCAGAGGTGCAAAAGAGGCTGTATTTGTAGAGAACAGTCCCAGAGTCATGGACTATGTAAGAGAAAATTTAAAATTTACGAAACTGGAACGCAAGGCCCTTACCGTGACTAAGGATGCCATGGCAGCATTGTACCATCTGGAGGGGGAGAAGGTATTCGACTTTATTTTTATGGATCCGCCCTATGGCAGGGAGCTGGAGAGAAAGGTGCTGGAATACCTGTCAGGTTCCAAAATGGTGTATGAAGATACAGTTATCATTGTGGAGGCATCCAGGGATACAGACTTTTCTTATCTGGATGATATGGGGTTCATTTTAGTAAAAGAGAAAATATACAAGACGAATAAGCATGTGTTTATTGAGAAAGCCGGAAAGGAAGAAATATGTTAA
- a CDS encoding alpha/beta-type small acid-soluble spore protein, protein MANRSSNRAAVPEAKSALDKFKYEVASELGVPLTDGYNGDLTSKQNGSVGGYMVKKMIEQQERQMAGK, encoded by the coding sequence ATGGCAAATCGTTCATCTAATCGTGCAGCCGTACCAGAGGCTAAGAGTGCCCTGGACAAATTTAAATATGAGGTAGCAAGCGAGCTCGGTGTTCCGCTTACAGACGGATACAACGGTGACTTAACTTCTAAGCAGAATGGTTCTGTTGGTGGTTATATGGTTAAGAAAATGATCGAACAGCAGGAAAGACAGATGGCTGGTAAATAA